AACAAATGTTCATCTATCAATCACATGACAAACTTGTTTATCATCAAGCACACGATATTTCTAAAATCATGAACATTACATTCTATACctattataatacatgtaaatgaaattgcacgttatatacataaaataggAACATCGTAAACAAAGGAATGCGTTACACGTAGATCTGCAGACGTGGTGTGATTTAAAGTATCGGAGGTACGTTGTATACAAAGATCATAAATTACAGTTCATTGATTTCTCGGTTATTGACAAGATTTTACATACTTTAGCAAGACCATAGAGGACTTGCGCCTCTTCATTACTCAATAAATCATGATTTTTAACTACGTTGGTGCTCtcgatgtaaaacttatacggtaccaattttgatgcaccagatgcgcatttcgacaaataatgtctcttcagtgatgctcaaccgaaatgtttgaaatccgaaataactatgaagttttagatctaaatatagccaaaaacagcgtgccaaacaagtggagccaaattcgtcctaggataagagctatgcatgagggagataatccttaattttgaaatgaatttctaaattttataacagcaattaaatatacatccgtattttcaaactagtaacgaagtacttagctactgggctgtagagaccctcggggactaacagtccaccagcagaggcctcgacccacgggtcataatgtaaaacttatacggtaccaattttgatgcaccagatgtgatATAATATTTGgctaaaaatctttttctttcagatCTTAAAAAGTCACCCTGAAGAAGGAATTGAGATTCATTACCACTATTTCTAGATTTAAATACATTAAATATTTCTGCCATCCCTATCGACAACCCCAAAATCTGCTTTGCTCGACTGGAAATTCATGATTTAAGTACATAGAATGGGAAAGAAATTAAATACTTCTCAAAATTATTCAAACGTTAAGCAAACTATTTATTTCCGCTTTAGAATCTACACACATTTCCTTCATTCCATCTTTGAACGGTTCAATatcaatacacgtatcaacacttcgccgcgagttacgtccctttgcggggtcagccaaaggtcaatcggtaaaaaaccaagttttccttctttaccttaccaaatgtaacatgttattactttgaattttagccaattaccaagttttcatacaagttggtgggttgatggaaaaataacagattggaaaattacaaaggccaacgtagggaaataagatttttatccgggagatggcggacaagggtcGTAACTTttgcgaagtgttgatacgtgtattgatCACCACAACTGACTGTCGTTCGAGGAATGGAAACTTAGAAATGTCAAACAATGTTTATCTATAATATTAGATGTGACGAGATATGTTTCCTTACAATAATTGTAAATGAAACATCGCTCATATGTCCGTATTCTAAAAACACGTGATGATCCATTCTATAGTATGCCTTGATATATCCAGAGACTGTCTACTTCTATTAATATCTTGACGCAATACCAATAGGGCACCACCTGATCAACCTTGctcatatatattgtaaaatctaAATGGCATAGCTGGGCGGAGCCTAGTGCACCCAGTGCCGGTGTGAATAATACGTCACTTTACCTCTGTTAAATCACAACTAGTAAACATGTAATAAAATGTAAGGCTTAGTCCTATATAAATTGCATTCAAATCTATTTCATCCTTGAAACGTACTTACAATCTTAGtgatgtgtgatatatgattttataaCATTTCAACAAAATGTGTTTAATATACATTCCCTTATGTTAGCCGTTCAGGTGATTTAAATGACTATCTTTGACGAAGAAAATTTACCACGTTCGGCCTGTTATACACGATATCCAATGAGAAAAAAAAGCCCATGTGTTTCTAAAGCCTCTTATAATCGAAAAGTGAGTAAAATCGCTCGTATGAAAACCCTAAGGTTATTCCGCCTTACCACGTTGTGTGTAAATGAATCAGAAAACAGACCCATGAAGGGATTTACGAATTAGGAGAAAATTTCAGCAACTTGAATTTTCATCACAAAAGGAGGttatcactaaagagacatccTGGGCAAGACAATGTTAAGATGTTTCGAATTATATTTACAACTATCTCCCTTTGAAATGGATATGTTTTTAATTGGACATAAtgaataacaattgaacatgttATCCCTCGTATAAAACTGGAAATCCAGGCTCATTTACAGAAGCAAGTATAGAGCATTAATTTGTAATAATCTCAATGTTAAACATTCCTTACCAATGTAcacattacatgcatttcattGCGCACTAAAATCAACTCATCACACTGCTACTCAACCAAACAAACTCGAATCCCCATTACCCAACGATGTTATGTGCTtgatttggttgaaattggttcagtggTGACAGATACGAGATCGAAAATTTAAATCGCTAACGATGACAAAGCAAACGACGAAAGACAACTGAGAATTTTTCATAAGGAAAGCTAATTGAGTCTTAGGTGACCTGCATTGATGTGGCTCAGTACAGAATCCAGAACAGCTAGACTGGAGAGGCGATGCCTTGTTTCAGTATAAAGTAATTCAAACCAATGGGTATGAACAATTTTCGAAAACCTATATCCACGACTGTAGTATGTTTCAGGGTCCACGAGTGCACATTCGTCTGCAAAATTGGAGGACCATTTTGAGGAAAAAGTCCATTTCCTTTCCCCAATCCTTTTTAGCGCCTTCCGTATGGTATTGTTTGGACTATTTCTATAGACAGTTGATATTTTGGGGTAATCTTTTTGGTAAACGGCATGTTTTTTCCCTGGATTAagtgtttttatttaaaactttacAACTCTTCTACTTTGAATAAAAACATCTGGAAATCGCAGTCCTCGCTCTAAATCGTAGTGAACTATTTCGACGTCATATGATCCGCAAAAATCatggtaaaattttatattttttatcatcACATAGAAAACACACCCTCGGGATCTCTTCCTTAACATCCACATCAGATGTGAATATCCATTCGTCATCCTGTCTCTGTAAGAAAAGAAATTTTCTATTATAATTGATTCAAAGAAACATATTATATCGAAGACATTACTCTGAAACCGTCAGAGACATTGTTTTAATATGTTAtcagaatttataatttttaacaaTGTTTCGCTTAATTCGTTATTTTTTAATAGTGTTTCGCGTAAGTTTGATACTTTTTAGGAAAAAACACTTCACCGCATCAGTAGAATGGTTTTCTACATGTTACATTATTTCAATAACAGACCTTTAATGTATGAGTCATTGAATGTTCCTGAAACGCATCTACCTGAAAGCAGATgtgaatcaattaataaacaaTATAAGCTCACGTTAAAGTAgtgtattctctctctctctctctctctctctctctctctctctctctctctctctctctctctctttctttctttctcgtTATGTCTTTCCCCTTTCACGTATGTTAAACCAACATTGTTTTAGTTTGACCATTATTAATAGTTTTATGAGGGTATGCCGTGAAAGTATATAGGGAGGAGTGgataataattatatttcattacattATCCATGCATtcatctttgatattttacattgtcaatttttttgcctttgttatttttacaaattgtaatgatagttatttccttgtggacgcattgcaattttgaacaatatgcgtataaatgttattttaatataGTTCGCCTCTCTTTACGAATTATGCTCGGCGCGTACGGCCATTTGGCTGTGAGGGATCTTTAaagtgccacatctactgtgacacgcgatatccgtttttaagatTATCTTAGAGGACCCTtgacatttacacctgatgtCAAGCATTGGAGATGGAACCTTCACTACCGGTACCTGTTTTCACGATTTTTCGCAGCTGGGATTGAACATGCAGGGCGAATACTCTACCTCTAGATTAccgataaaaataaaaatagaattgaAATGTGAATGCAAATGTGAAGATgccgaacagtgatcgatcccataactcctattagcaatccaaaatggagagttgggcaaatacggactcctggatataccagaggtgggatcaggtgcctaggaggagtaagaatgaACAATATGTGTCATTTCGTTCAAAACATACTAGATGGCGACACGTCACATTGATTGAAATGAGGATCGCAATATTCGAATGTTtaacacattttattgtttcaGATTTAATTGGCGGGTAACAATGCTACATGCTATTGTAAGTTGtgataaagttttaaaattttataagataaaacatttacacgcattttgcattttgttttgttacatGACACTATTTATATGATGTCAGCACTAGAGGTTAACTTCCCGGAACTCTGTAGGAGCGACTCAGAGTGAAGTAGTACAGTTTTTCAGTTTACCTTCAGTATAAGAGAGCAGATACATTTAGCTGTGTTAAAAGAAACATTGTAAATAGAAAACAATTGAGAGTTAATTAAATCGTTATTCTTATTCCCTTATCCcttagggatccgggttagaattggtcctcagtaccccttgcttgtcgtggaAGGCGACTAattgggacggtccttcggataagaccgcaaaaaccgaggtcccgtgtcacatcaggtaTGACACGATAAATagcatccctgctcaaaggtcataagcgccgaacataggcctaattttcataactcctataagcaatacaaaatagatagttgggggcaaaaacggacctctggatacaccagaggtgggatcaggtgcctaggaggagtaagcatcccctgttgagcggtcacaaccaccgtgagccctatatcctgatcaggtaaacggaattatccgtagtcaaaatcagtgtgccaagaacatcctaacaattggtatgaaacatgtcagacatcatttgatctaatgataggttgcattgacgaactagatcgttatagatcatagaatttgcgacatgctgacttcagtcgagactgttgaaacccctgtaccatcaacttgtttgtcagtacatatgagtgaaatattcacaagaaggacgttaaacaacattcaatgaATTAATCTTTTTCGCGTACATACTGATATAAAAATAAGGTTATATTCTGATAATTTTCGTAACAATTGTATGTAGCATTAAAATCACTAAATCAATTTTCTTATTGAATTTAAAATAGATTTGATAAAGAATGTTTGTACAAGGCTTTTAATAATCTGAACAAAATAACGTACTTTTCTCCCCCATGATGCACGATACAGGATACGGGATATAGGATATACtagcatattgattttgaatacggataactccgtttacctgatcaagatatagggctcacggtgggtgttaccggtcgatGGGGGATCCTTAATCCTcttacgcacctgatcccacctctggcatatcaaggggtccgtgtttgcctaactctgttttgtttttgtattccctataggacttatgagatatatcattgttcgttatctttaccatTCATACAAATGTCGAGAAAATTATAGTAAGTTATATATTGATAAACATCGATCTTAAGAAAGCCTGTGAAAAAACACATATGGTATATCTGACGATAATGTTTTACCGGAACTGCTTCGATCCCTCTGTCAGTGTTTTTAACATACATGCGCAAATATCGAAACGAACGATATTTTTCTTCACTAGTATCTCTGAAGAAATCATTCAACATTGATTGTGATTGCTCAAAAATCTCGCTTATGGTCGAATGATGCTTCTGTAAAGACTGCATATTCCCTGTggtaaatgtcttcacactttgAACAACAACAGCGTCATGAAAACTGAAAGGCATGAAGAGATTGAATGTAATGACGTCACCAGGCTTTATTGTTCTCAACGTCCGCAGTCTTGAGTATGTATAAGACTTTTCAAATAAGGAACTAATAGTTAAAAAGCTCGTGAAACCAAATCCAACAGCACCCAGAAATAGAAACATTCCAAATGGTACCATATTTAGTACCCTGTAAGCTGTCTTTGCAACCCATCTCTCGACACAAGGTCTGTAAAGCTCCTCTTTCCTCCATGCCGAAATAAATCTAACGATGTCCATCGCCATCAAAACCATTGCAATGATGAACGTACTAGCAAGCCAGCAACCTAAATACCGTTTAATGAAACTGAAGGCTGGAAACAATTTCGAACTTTTCATACGTTCCAATACTTTTTCAAATCTCTGTACAAACTTCAGAAGATGTTTTCCCAAGTACCCAATCATGCATTTGAACCATTTGGGGGGGCTTTGACAACAGTCTTGATATGGTTCTCTCGGTGATTTGGTTGATTTGGATAGATACTCGACGTTTCGTTACACACAAATTCGCCACGTGTTCGCAGTTATTCAAAAACCCATTGTATCTCTCGTCTTTGGCTTTATCGAGCATATATCGTGCATTTTTGACAATTTGTTGAGGCGTTGGTGGAGATGGTCCTAAATTTTTATGAACAACAAGATACATGTGTTCATGTATATCGTCAAAATTCATTTGTCTTTCCCGAATGATTGGCTTCGAAGAGGATTTGTAAAAAGATGACATGGAAGTGTCATCCTTGGCAATTTCTATCAACGTAATGTTTCTTCTAGCATGGTCAATTTCTGTAACGATGGCATGGTGAAAATAAAGATATCCAAATCTGATATGCTTATCACAAGGGGAAACTCCGAGCAGACAATTCAGAAATGTCTTAATGTAGCTGCACCTTCCAAATTCTACGTGATCTCCGATGTGTAACTGTCCAATGTATAACACCGGGAAACTTTCCACACAGTGGGCACAGGTCATTTTgacactgaaataaaaaaaaaatacagacaaATTGACTTACTTATGGTCCTTTGTTGCAATAGTAACATCGTAATGTGAAAAGATGAATATAATAAACAGtgttaatctcataactcaaatcaataatacaaaattaagagttgggcaaacacgggccctgGATATACCTGAGTTGGGATCGTGtgtctatgaggagtaagcatcccctatcgaccggtcacatcaaTCAGTGTGCAAATTagcaatatgtatgaaacatgtcagactgcatttgacctacatgtatctttggAACTAAAATGATCAATGATTCCCAGTTTTCGAAGATCAGACACCTCATCCTTTATACAATATTCGTCAGCTATGTTGTTACTGaaatcagtaaaaaaaaaaaatagcatccCAGCATTGTTCATTTTATCTGTGACTAAaaacagatatttgtttttcaacttGTTGGACAATgtaaaatttccattatttgtTATAGCATTTGTGTTAtgagtcccctaccgacgaagtcgaagagAACTTTATATTTGCACTACGTCTGTACgataaatcagttttccgcactttttttctgttcttgcatatatttatttcatatttggtacattgttttgccataacaagttacatatCAACTCCATCTCGCCCGTTGATTATACACTTAGTTATAGCCCTTGAACTTatgaaaatagcatgaattgtcagCTTTCCGAACTTTTTCTTATTG
Above is a genomic segment from Ostrea edulis chromosome 3, xbOstEdul1.1, whole genome shotgun sequence containing:
- the LOC125676776 gene encoding uncharacterized protein LOC125676776 is translated as MIGYLGKHLLKFVQRFEKVLERMKSSKLFPAFSFIKRYLGCWLASTFIIAMVLMAMDIVRFISAWRKEELYRPCVERWVAKTAYRVLNMVPFGMFLFLGAVGFGFTSFLTISSLFEKSYTYSRLRTLRTIKPGDVITFNLFMPFSFHDAVVVQSVKTFTTGNMQSLQKHHSTISEIFEQSQSMLNDFFRDTSEEKYRSFRYLRMYVKNTDRGIEAVPVDAFQEHSMTHTLKRQDDEWIFTSDVDVKEEIPRVCFLCDDKKYKILP